The genomic DNA CATCCTCAGACTGCTTACAATTAGCTAGCGTCATAAGCTTAAAACATACTTTAGAACCATTGGAGGAGAAAGTAGTTCTAATATGCTCAGATAAGGACTTGTGTAAAGCAGCAAAAGAGGAAGAAATAGAAGTTATCGACCCTGAGGAGAAAGATGCTTTAGAGATTGAGTAAGATTATTTCTTTGGTGAGGAGAAGACCCATAGAGAGATGATTGAGGTTGCGGAGTTGTCTGCTTGAGTGAAGGCTTGAACTGGGGGTGAGGTAAGCCTCTATGGATTGGCCTGTAGAGTTGGAGGTTTGGCATAAATTTTAAATTTTTCCGAAAATTTGTGGTTTATGGTGATTTTGATTGGCTTTGGTAAAGGTTGACTCTCAGAGGAGGATATACATCCCCAAAGATATGCCCTTTGAGGCGGGTAGGGCTTTACTGGTGCCTTTCGGATCCTCTTTTCTGCTTATCCCGGTTCCGGATAGGGTTGTTGAGATAGATGTTGGGGCTTCTGTTGAGGAGTTGAGGGGGAGGGCTGAGGAGAAGGCGAGGGAAGAGGCGGCGGTGAAGTTGGGGAGGCGTGGGGAGGGTTAGGGTGGGATCTTGCTCCTAGAGTCTGACATATTTATCGCCTATTTGAAGAGGGGGGACTGGCTGAAGGAGAGGGCCGCTGCGATCATAGAGGCTGTTGAGGGGGGTCGGCTGGGTCAGGTTCAGGCCTCGACTGAGGTCTTCCATGAGCTCTACTATGTCTTCGTGGATTATGCGCCTATTGAGGTGCTCATGGTGAACCTGGCGAGATTGGCCACGATCAGGAACCTGATCTATGTTACGCCGGACTACTCCACCTATCTCACGGCATTAAGCTTAATGGACACCTATGGGATGACCTCGATCTTCGATGCCATATATGCGGCCACAGCCTTAAGCCTGAATGTGCCGGATCATACGATAATATCAACGGACAAGAAATACGATGCGATAAAGGGGATAAAAAGGATAGATCCACAGAAGCTAGAGATTTAAAGGCTAGAATGTATTTAAATGGGAGACATTTATAAAATTATAAAATCTCAACATCTTCAGGGGATTCCTTTTACTGGGTCTCTATATTATTATGCTTGTCCCTTTGAAATGCTTATCTCCTGTGACCATAGACAGAGAATTTGGTTATCTAGCTTCATTAATAATCATTTCAGGTTTTTGGATGAATCATGAAAATTGTGATGAAGTTTTTATGGCTGGTTTATCTAGTTCATTGGGAGATCCCTATGGCCTTCGACGAGGCGTATAAGGCCTTAGCCTACGCATATGAAGAGTATAAGAGGTTTGAGGAGGGGCGGGATCTCCTCTTGCTTAGGGATGCCTGTGAGAAGGCTTGGCTGGCCATAATCCTTGCCACGGACCAGCTCCTAGTATCCAAGGGGGTGGGTAAGCCCTCAAGCTACAGGGAGAGGAGGGAGAT from Candidatus Bathyarchaeota archaeon includes the following:
- a CDS encoding AbrB family transcriptional regulator, which encodes MALVKVDSQRRIYIPKDMPFEAGRALLVPFGSSFLLIPVPDRVVEIDVGASVEELRGRAEEKAREEAAVKLGRRGEG
- a CDS encoding type II toxin-antitoxin system VapC family toxin; amino-acid sequence: MLLESDIFIAYLKRGDWLKERAAAIIEAVEGGRLGQVQASTEVFHELYYVFVDYAPIEVLMVNLARLATIRNLIYVTPDYSTYLTALSLMDTYGMTSIFDAIYAATALSLNVPDHTIISTDKKYDAIKGIKRIDPQKLEI